The sequence GAAGGTACTCTCGACGCAACCGTGACGTTCAGCGAATGCTCGTACCGACCAGGGAAGCCCGACCGCTAACGGGGAACTGCCGGCCAGAAGTGGCGTCGTCCGACCCGGAACGCGTCCACCAGCGTACTACCGGTCTCGTTGCAAGCGTTCGCGGCGCTCCTCGAACTCCTCGTCCGTGAGGTCGCCGCGGGCGTAGGCGGTTCTCAGTTCCTCGAGTGCGGGATCCGTCCGTTGCCCGCTGGACTGGCGAACCGCGCTGTACAGGAGATACCCGAGGCCGAGAAGCAACAGTAACGGAACAATCGACATGAGGAGCCACATCCACGTGGCTCCGGTGCCGTCCCACATCCCGCCGTTCCACATGTGGCCCCCACCCCAGACGCCCATCAGCGGCATCGCGAGAGCCATCATGAGAACCGGTACGAGAAGAATCACAGCGATGATGATCACCAGCGTTCGAAGCAGGGCATCGTCGGTTACCATACGCTAAAATCCGATCGCAATGGTATTGAATCGTCGGGTGAACCCCAACTGCCGCGGTCCTACCGACTATCCGCTACGGGCGGATCGATCGGCCTCTCCCGACGGCCACTCTCGAGCGTCGGGTTCGACGAGCCCTTCGTGAAGCGTCTTGAGGTAGGCGCGTATCTCGACAGCGGGTCCTACAACGAGGACTCGGCGCGTGCGCGTAGTGAATTCGGTGACCTCGGCTGGATGATGCAGGCAAAACAGAGCGCGAACAAGATAGACGAGATGATGGACGGCACCATCGAGAACGAGAAGGACTGGCGGGCCACGACGTGGGGCGTGAGCGACGTTCCGACGCGTCACGACCTCTGGGTGATGGAGTCAGAGAAGAAGTCGAAGCTGTACAAGGAGAATCCCAACGACCCGAAGGACGAGATGCCGTTGACGCCGTTGGAACTAGCCGACGACTTCCGGCCGAGATGGGGAATCGAGACCAGCTATCGGACGTTGAAGGAAAATTTCCTAGCGAAGTCACCTCGAAGCGGCACTACATCCGCGTACAGGTGTTCTACTTCGCAATCCTTTGGTACGATCTGTGGCTGACCGCGAAAGCGCGCCGATGAACGCGACCAGACAACCGTCGAACGCCTCCCATCTGTCAGTCGCGTCTTAGACGCGCCTTGACTCGCTTCTTGAGAGTGCTATCCCATGCCCAACAATTGCGTAGGCTACTCTATCGAGTAACCAAGATGATCCCAATAACTGCGAACGCTATCCCAGCAAATCTCGTTATCGTAACTTCGTCTCCGAGAATGACCATACCGATGAGAGCCGCGACGACGAAGTACATCGCACCGAGAGTAGAGATGACGGTTGTTGACCCCCCGGAAAGACCGATGTACATCGAAATCAGACCTGTTCCGGTGAACAATCCGGCAGTGCCAGCGAGCAGTCCTCCTCTCGCAGTAATGGCAAGCGATGCGTCTGAAACGAGGATGTATCCGAGTGCAAGGGGTCCCGCAACAAGATAGGTGATTGCAGCGGCTGTCCTCGGGTCGATAGACTCCGACGCAGCGTTGCCCAAGACTACCCAAATTCCCCAAGCGACCATTGTAATCGAACCAAAGAACACAGCCGAATCTATCTCAGGGAACTCCATCATGGTGATTCAACGGAATAGTCGAATAGCGACACCCAGAGACGCTCGAAGCGACTGGTATCGAACGGTGGGGTGACTCCGGCGGGGAGGTGGAATTTCGGTTCAGTGTCACTGCCTCGGTCATCGGCATGATATCTCTGTGCCATACATACTACATACCGACCGTGCCAGCATTGGTCTCTCTCTTAATCGAATAATCCATTTATATCGGGTCTAGGAGACTCCACGCATCCCTGACCGCTTTTGCGGGTTGCTCGGTGGATGCAGTGAGGACGACGAGGGCAAGCAAAAAGGATGATTATCGCCCCGAGAACTCCACGAGAGATTTCGATGCACTTTATCCTCGTTCTGAGCAGTGTACCACCAACTCCGCCGGACCGCTCTCTTATATTGTCCCCAGCAGCCTCCGTTTCACTGGCCCATAGAACAGCGCCCGACTGCTGAACGCAGACGCTGTCTGTAGTGTTTCGCTGACTTTGATTCGGAGCCCAATACCGATTTTTACACAGCCTCTGTATAAAGTAAACTGATTATGATAGTCCCTAGGGGATTTGCCAAATATACATGTTCATATATTAAAAACACCTACCCGATAGAACAGTGACCGATATTAAAGCAGTCGTCCGAGTCGAGCACCCTGACATAGTGCTCACAAAGACAGTCACTCACGACCAGAGTTCGAAAGTCGAGTCAGTGTTAGAGGCAGGAACTGACCCGACATCGGGGAAATTCTTCTATCGAATACAGTCATCTGATTTCCGCCAGTTCGAAGACGGATTGCGGAATGATCACACCATCGGCGAGTTTGAACGAGTTATTGAAACCAGAGACGAGAAAGCGATCTATAGCTTCGAGTATACAGACGAAGCGAAGATCATCTCCCCAGTTATTTCGACCGCGAACGGTATCATACTCGATATGAAGAACGACGGAAACGGTTGGATTCTAACAGTATGGATGCCCGACCGGACGAATCTGGCCCCTCTATGGGACTATGCAGAACAGAACGACATTGATATCGAGTTACTGCGCGTGAACGAATACGCTAGTTTAGGGAATACGGACGCGGGGTTGACTGATAGCCAACGAGAGGCACTTCTCGTCGCACTCGACACAG comes from Haloterrigena salifodinae and encodes:
- a CDS encoding SHOCT domain-containing protein, which gives rise to MVTDDALLRTLVIIIAVILLVPVLMMALAMPLMGVWGGGHMWNGGMWDGTGATWMWLLMSIVPLLLLLGLGYLLYSAVRQSSGQRTDPALEELRTAYARGDLTDEEFEERRERLQRDR
- a CDS encoding EamA family transporter, with product MEFPEIDSAVFFGSITMVAWGIWVVLGNAASESIDPRTAAAITYLVAGPLALGYILVSDASLAITARGGLLAGTAGLFTGTGLISMYIGLSGGSTTVISTLGAMYFVVAALIGMVILGDEVTITRFAGIAFAVIGIILVTR
- a CDS encoding helix-turn-helix domain-containing protein, whose protein sequence is MTDIKAVVRVEHPDIVLTKTVTHDQSSKVESVLEAGTDPTSGKFFYRIQSSDFRQFEDGLRNDHTIGEFERVIETRDEKAIYSFEYTDEAKIISPVISTANGIILDMKNDGNGWILTVWMPDRTNLAPLWDYAEQNDIDIELLRVNEYASLGNTDAGLTDSQREALLVALDTGYFEDPRNATLSDVAANLDISQPAASGLLRRGTKRLIISSLTDDGEKPD